One stretch of Candidatus Bathyarchaeia archaeon DNA includes these proteins:
- a CDS encoding carboxypeptidase M32: MPENLRLTYKRLLERNRNLIVLGSAEAIVQWDMETMMPPKAVELRSEQLALLSQLHHKMSTAPATGKFLDAILGHPQYETLSEVEKRNVQLIKKNYDEQTKLPTKLVAATAKQQAITVNTWKKAKAKKDYALFKPELEKLLSLNKQAAEILMKVKETKTAYDALIDIYEPKMTAREIALVFGELQRGVERLLEKIQNAKSQPDTTILQTEVSVEKQRQVASVLMRVLGYETPPSPNAAGRLDETEHPFTTGYYDDVRITTHYHPQNFSSAVFSVLHETGHALYEQGLPQQWKYQPVGSPCSLGFHESQSRLYENIVGRSKEFWTATLLKVKAAASPFLSDLELDSFLDAVNAVAPSKIRIEADEVTYNLHVIIRFQIEGDLFEGKVGVEELPTVWNQKYKQLLGVKVENDSEGIMQDTHWASGLYGYFPTYALGNIYSGQIRRSIQEAAPAYQKEIAAGNLVTLRTWLANNVYCYGNLYDPAVLIKKATGTILSVKPYLTYLEEKYGALYGV; this comes from the coding sequence ATGCCAGAGAATTTACGCTTAACCTACAAAAGGCTGCTAGAAAGAAACCGAAACCTCATCGTTTTAGGCTCCGCAGAAGCCATAGTCCAATGGGACATGGAAACCATGATGCCGCCCAAAGCCGTGGAACTGCGCAGCGAACAACTTGCGCTGCTTAGCCAGCTTCACCACAAAATGAGTACAGCTCCCGCAACAGGAAAATTCCTTGATGCTATCCTTGGGCACCCTCAGTATGAAACGTTAAGCGAAGTTGAGAAGCGTAATGTGCAGCTTATCAAAAAGAACTATGACGAACAAACCAAGCTGCCCACAAAACTCGTCGCTGCCACGGCAAAGCAGCAGGCAATAACGGTGAACACGTGGAAGAAAGCCAAAGCCAAGAAAGACTACGCCCTTTTCAAACCCGAATTAGAAAAACTGCTGTCGCTAAATAAGCAAGCCGCAGAAATTCTCATGAAAGTTAAAGAAACCAAAACCGCCTACGATGCGTTGATTGACATTTACGAGCCCAAAATGACCGCCAGAGAAATCGCATTGGTGTTTGGGGAGCTGCAGCGGGGAGTGGAGAGGCTGCTGGAGAAAATCCAAAACGCAAAGTCCCAGCCAGACACCACCATTCTTCAGACGGAGGTTTCGGTGGAGAAGCAGCGGCAAGTTGCATCGGTTCTTATGCGGGTTCTGGGTTATGAGACGCCGCCTTCGCCCAACGCTGCGGGACGGCTGGACGAGACCGAGCACCCGTTCACAACGGGCTACTATGATGACGTTCGCATAACCACCCATTACCACCCCCAAAACTTTTCCAGCGCGGTTTTTTCGGTTCTGCACGAGACGGGACATGCGCTTTATGAGCAGGGACTGCCCCAGCAGTGGAAGTACCAGCCTGTCGGGTCACCTTGCAGCTTGGGTTTTCATGAGTCCCAGTCCCGCCTGTACGAGAATATTGTGGGAAGAAGCAAAGAGTTCTGGACCGCAACCCTGCTAAAAGTGAAAGCTGCCGCTTCACCTTTCCTTTCAGACTTGGAGCTGGACAGCTTCCTTGACGCTGTGAATGCCGTTGCGCCGTCAAAGATTCGTATTGAGGCTGACGAGGTCACCTATAACCTGCATGTGATTATTCGGTTCCAGATAGAAGGGGACCTGTTTGAGGGCAAGGTTGGGGTTGAGGAGTTACCAACGGTTTGGAACCAGAAATACAAGCAACTGTTGGGCGTGAAGGTGGAGAACGATTCCGAAGGCATCATGCAAGACACCCACTGGGCAAGCGGCCTGTACGGTTACTTTCCCACCTACGCTTTAGGCAACATTTACTCGGGGCAAATCAGACGAAGCATTCAAGAGGCAGCCCCAGCATATCAGAAGGAAATAGCAGCGGGCAACCTCGTTACGCTACGGACATGGCTGGCAAACAATGTTTACTGTTACGGAAACCTCTACGACCCCGCGGTTTTAATTAAAAAGGCGACTGGAACCATACTTTCAGTTAAGCCGTATCTGACATATCTTGAGGAGAAGTACGGGGCGCTTTATGGGGTTTAA
- a CDS encoding bifunctional 5,6,7,8-tetrahydromethanopterin hydro-lyase/3-hexulose-6-phosphate synthase, which yields MSGIDAKRPETREELIKMLMEAAKKEVSEKGKPTKPTISGTAKTLSIHRDTVYSWMKEFNVDFKEVLNQMPKNMSDDLNKDESTYLIGESLVGEGNEVAHIDLLIGDKTGPVGNAFAQGLTMLSAGHTPLLAVIRPNLPPKPHTLIVPKVTVKNMADTGKIFGPAQAAVAKAVADSVEEGVIPLNKVDDWLIICSVFIHPQATDFRKIYQYNYGATKMAIQRALKKYPSIEKINYDKDRAKHPIMGFKVPRLWRPPYVQIALDAPSLEGAKKVLSQIPGSDRIIIEVGTPLIKRYGTRVIQELRAVAKDFFMIADLKTLDVGKVEADIAYEDTADAVVAAGLAPPETLDSTVHEAKRMGIYAFIDMLNVDDVLAKLKSLKELPDVVILHRGIDQETGRSSGLERIKLIREAFPDKKFLIAVAGGIVPETAKEALEKGADILIVGRYITQSKDIERSIRDFLELTPSMREDVDLYRVHVE from the coding sequence ATGTCGGGTATTGACGCTAAAAGACCTGAAACACGAGAAGAACTCATAAAAATGTTGATGGAAGCCGCAAAAAAAGAGGTCTCCGAGAAGGGAAAACCGACAAAACCGACAATTTCTGGAACAGCTAAAACGTTAAGCATTCACCGCGACACGGTTTATAGCTGGATGAAAGAGTTTAATGTTGATTTCAAGGAGGTTCTGAATCAAATGCCCAAAAACATGTCAGACGATTTGAATAAGGATGAAAGTACATATTTAATCGGCGAGTCTCTTGTAGGAGAAGGAAATGAAGTAGCCCACATTGACCTTTTGATAGGCGACAAAACTGGTCCCGTCGGCAATGCATTCGCTCAAGGCTTAACCATGCTTTCTGCGGGGCACACCCCGCTGCTTGCAGTAATCCGCCCCAACCTGCCGCCTAAGCCCCACACACTAATCGTGCCCAAAGTTACCGTTAAAAACATGGCGGATACGGGTAAAATTTTTGGCCCCGCCCAAGCCGCAGTAGCAAAAGCCGTCGCAGACTCCGTCGAAGAAGGCGTAATCCCCCTGAACAAAGTAGACGATTGGCTCATCATATGCAGCGTATTCATCCACCCCCAAGCCACTGACTTCCGCAAAATCTACCAATATAACTATGGGGCCACAAAAATGGCCATCCAACGCGCCCTAAAGAAGTATCCATCCATCGAGAAAATCAACTACGACAAAGACCGCGCCAAACACCCAATCATGGGCTTTAAGGTGCCCCGCCTCTGGAGACCACCATACGTGCAAATTGCCCTTGACGCGCCCTCACTGGAAGGTGCCAAGAAGGTTCTATCGCAGATTCCGGGCAGTGACCGCATCATAATTGAAGTCGGCACCCCACTGATTAAACGGTACGGCACCCGCGTCATCCAAGAGCTTAGGGCAGTCGCAAAAGATTTCTTCATGATAGCTGACCTCAAGACGCTAGACGTTGGAAAAGTGGAAGCCGACATAGCTTACGAAGACACCGCTGACGCCGTCGTAGCCGCAGGACTCGCGCCCCCAGAAACGCTTGACTCGACCGTGCACGAAGCCAAACGCATGGGCATCTACGCTTTCATAGACATGCTTAACGTCGACGATGTGCTTGCAAAGCTTAAGTCGCTCAAAGAGCTCCCTGACGTAGTCATTTTGCACAGAGGTATTGACCAAGAAACAGGAAGAAGCAGTGGCTTAGAACGCATCAAACTCATCCGCGAAGCCTTCCCAGACAAGAAATTCCTCATAGCAGTCGCTGGCGGCATCGTGCCGGAAACAGCCAAAGAAGCCCTCGAGAAAGGCGCAGACATTCTCATCGTCGGCAGGTACATCACGCAGAGCAAAGACATCGAACGCAGCATCAGGGACTTTCTGGAATTAACGCCCAGCATGCGCGAAGACGTTGACCTCTACCGAGTCCACGTCGAATAA
- a CDS encoding MFS transporter encodes MWRLGFFFHEMAFGLLSVFIPLYVISPAIGGSLVDLGVMTSLALLLTIPASYFWGYICDKTRRYKLYILLSFFSIAIFLFLFSYATDVFTFTILYVLMAILHAAQEPPKNVLISESYSRNEWEKSFALYEGITEFGFLLGLLVGLFTATLNFSATYTLYLCSGLNLAAFLLSLFFVADPLMIFERRLVSIENKLGFTFRGFNAAFDLMDGRPMREKLRRDNLLVFGVSMVLFSLASSIFFTPLPVFFAQDLALPESMVFLVYMLSSSGAMTGFFFISRRAVYMDARKQMRRMILFRGLLILLLIWVVQAAFASTLLAGAILVMMGFAFALYSILMLSLSMEIIPAGKAGLIDVLVALGAAGGSFLGPYLAETLSFLPMFLVASVVFLLAFLVLKIFS; translated from the coding sequence ATGTGGCGTCTGGGGTTCTTCTTTCACGAAATGGCGTTCGGTCTGCTTTCCGTATTCATACCCCTATACGTCATATCCCCCGCCATCGGAGGCTCCCTTGTTGACCTGGGCGTCATGACCTCCCTGGCATTGCTCTTAACTATCCCTGCTTCTTACTTTTGGGGCTATATCTGCGACAAAACCCGCCGCTACAAACTCTACATATTGCTCTCCTTTTTCTCCATCGCCATCTTCCTGTTTCTGTTCTCCTACGCCACCGACGTCTTCACATTCACCATCCTTTACGTGCTAATGGCGATTCTGCACGCAGCCCAAGAACCCCCAAAAAACGTTCTCATATCAGAAAGCTACTCCCGTAACGAATGGGAAAAATCATTCGCCCTCTACGAGGGCATAACCGAGTTTGGCTTCTTGTTGGGGCTTCTTGTAGGCTTATTCACTGCCACTCTAAACTTCAGTGCCACCTATACCCTGTACTTATGTAGCGGCTTAAACTTGGCAGCTTTCTTGCTGTCACTATTCTTCGTGGCTGACCCCTTGATGATTTTTGAGCGGCGCCTAGTCAGCATAGAAAACAAGCTGGGCTTCACCTTTCGGGGTTTCAACGCCGCCTTTGACCTCATGGATGGTCGTCCAATGAGAGAAAAGCTCCGACGTGACAACCTGCTGGTGTTTGGCGTCAGTATGGTTTTGTTCTCGCTTGCTTCAAGCATATTCTTCACGCCTCTGCCCGTGTTTTTCGCTCAAGACCTTGCCTTGCCTGAAAGCATGGTTTTTTTGGTTTACATGTTAAGCTCCTCTGGTGCTATGACTGGGTTTTTCTTCATAAGCCGACGCGCGGTCTATATGGATGCGCGAAAACAAATGCGCCGCATGATTCTGTTTCGGGGACTCCTTATCCTTTTGTTAATTTGGGTGGTGCAAGCAGCTTTCGCGTCGACCCTGCTGGCAGGCGCCATACTGGTCATGATGGGGTTTGCCTTTGCCTTGTACTCTATTCTGATGCTTTCGCTTTCTATGGAAATCATTCCTGCAGGCAAGGCTGGTCTCATTGATGTGCTGGTTGCGTTGGGGGCTGCAGGCGGTTCCTTTCTGGGACCTTACTTAGCAGAAACTTTGAGCTTTTTGCCGATGTTTTTGGTGGCAAGCGTGGTTTTTCTGTTGGCTTTTTTGGTGCTGAAAATTTTCTCGTAA
- a CDS encoding PQQ-binding-like beta-propeller repeat protein, with translation MSLLNQTMKIRSPFHVGKKGKSISFLLLLAISVVSVSFLPSANAVTVTTYAYLYVGPSPIGVNQPVAVVMWLDKMPPVSEQNAAMTYDNYMLEVTKPDGTHTEMGPYQSDYIASHYIAYLPDMVGKYQFQFKYLGQTIEARFRSGDPFTNNTYLPSQSPVMELTVQSDPIATDISTTPLPTEYWSRPIEEQNRGWGVLGGNWLGVPLQFGVGYDSIGTFNPYSQAPESAHVVWTKLQSFGGVVGGEFGDKSYYTGLSYEERWNPPTVVVINGRLYYHQPLSNWPSAGGLVCVDIRTGEQYWSQDISINLGQLLNFDSMNQHGVIPYLWSTGSTYKMYDAVTGNLVLSMANASTGKITYDDNGNMIVYVLNAGRNWLAMWNSTKVDGLITLTGAETGYQWRPPIGATLNWLTGVQWNVTIPNIPSQTLTILGEDVLVTTKLYTDAPGNPNQLTGYSAHTGEFLWAMNISDYAMVARSNYLFSNIVEDVFTYFDQARMVWYGFDANTGDQIWGPTDPYDNPWGVYSQNYRGGGQPFVQMAYGKFYTTGYDGTVRCYDLHTGENVWNYFSGSSGYETPYGNYPMYGGVTIADGKVYISSNEHSPNSPNWRGGKLYCIDAEEGNLLWSVLGWMPGPVIADGYLVGLNSYDGLIYSFGKGQTSTTVSATQTSILLGSDVLIQGTVTDQSPASKDTPAVADECMSAWMEYLHMQKTKPTDVMGVQVHIILTDPNGNTEDLGTVTSDDLGNYAISWTPPVPGLYKVRATFEGSNSYYSSEAGTAFTVSEVSAVAPIVLPTEPPTTPAVVTTPTPAQSVAPSPSEAPQPPTSGMPTTTYIAIGAAVVVVIAAAAALLLRKRK, from the coding sequence ATGAGCCTACTAAATCAAACAATGAAAATTAGGTCACCTTTTCATGTCGGAAAGAAAGGGAAATCGATTAGTTTCCTTCTTTTGCTGGCAATTAGCGTTGTATCTGTGTCCTTTCTGCCCTCCGCAAATGCCGTAACCGTGACTACTTATGCCTACCTTTACGTCGGTCCAAGTCCTATAGGCGTAAATCAGCCTGTCGCTGTTGTGATGTGGCTTGATAAGATGCCTCCTGTCAGTGAACAAAATGCAGCCATGACCTACGATAATTACATGTTAGAAGTAACTAAACCCGATGGTACACATACCGAGATGGGGCCATACCAGTCTGACTACATTGCTTCCCATTACATTGCCTACCTACCAGATATGGTGGGCAAATATCAATTCCAATTCAAATACCTTGGGCAAACAATAGAAGCCAGATTCCGTTCTGGAGACCCCTTCACCAACAATACTTACTTGCCAAGCCAAAGTCCAGTAATGGAGCTCACCGTTCAGTCCGACCCGATTGCAACAGACATTTCGACTACCCCTCTTCCAACTGAGTACTGGTCTCGTCCTATTGAGGAGCAGAACAGAGGCTGGGGTGTACTTGGAGGAAACTGGTTAGGTGTTCCTCTCCAGTTCGGTGTCGGGTACGACTCGATTGGAACTTTCAATCCATATTCTCAAGCGCCTGAATCTGCTCATGTTGTGTGGACAAAGCTACAAAGCTTTGGAGGAGTTGTAGGCGGAGAATTCGGAGACAAAAGCTACTACACTGGCTTATCCTATGAAGAGAGATGGAACCCACCTACTGTAGTTGTGATTAATGGACGACTGTACTATCATCAACCATTAAGTAACTGGCCTTCTGCCGGCGGATTGGTTTGTGTAGATATACGGACTGGTGAGCAGTACTGGTCGCAAGACATAAGCATAAACCTTGGTCAACTGCTCAACTTTGATTCAATGAATCAGCACGGTGTCATTCCCTACCTCTGGAGCACAGGCTCAACATACAAGATGTACGATGCGGTCACAGGCAACTTAGTCTTATCCATGGCTAACGCAAGCACTGGCAAAATTACCTACGACGACAATGGAAACATGATTGTTTACGTGCTCAATGCAGGGAGAAATTGGCTGGCGATGTGGAACTCAACCAAAGTCGACGGATTAATTACTCTCACAGGCGCTGAAACAGGCTATCAATGGCGGCCTCCGATTGGGGCAACTCTTAACTGGTTAACTGGAGTGCAATGGAACGTGACAATTCCGAACATTCCAAGCCAAACCTTGACGATACTTGGTGAAGATGTGCTTGTCACAACGAAACTATACACTGATGCACCGGGAAACCCCAATCAGCTTACTGGCTACAGTGCTCATACTGGTGAGTTTCTTTGGGCAATGAACATCTCTGACTACGCGATGGTTGCCCGCTCAAACTACTTGTTCAGTAACATTGTAGAGGACGTTTTCACCTACTTTGATCAGGCAAGAATGGTTTGGTACGGTTTTGACGCTAACACTGGAGACCAAATCTGGGGTCCAACTGACCCCTACGATAATCCGTGGGGCGTTTATAGCCAAAACTATCGGGGTGGCGGACAACCATTTGTCCAAATGGCTTATGGTAAATTCTATACGACAGGCTACGACGGAACCGTGCGTTGCTATGACTTACATACGGGCGAGAACGTTTGGAACTATTTCAGTGGCAGCAGCGGCTATGAGACTCCCTACGGTAACTACCCCATGTACGGGGGCGTCACCATTGCTGACGGAAAGGTTTACATATCCAGCAACGAGCACAGCCCTAACTCACCTAACTGGCGAGGCGGCAAACTCTACTGTATAGATGCAGAAGAAGGAAACCTTCTCTGGAGCGTCTTAGGCTGGATGCCTGGACCAGTAATAGCCGACGGTTACCTAGTGGGGCTTAACTCCTACGATGGACTCATCTACAGTTTTGGCAAAGGTCAAACATCCACCACCGTCTCAGCAACACAAACTTCCATACTGCTTGGCTCAGATGTCCTGATTCAAGGAACAGTCACTGACCAGTCACCTGCCTCAAAAGACACCCCCGCAGTCGCCGATGAATGTATGAGCGCCTGGATGGAATACCTGCATATGCAAAAAACCAAACCAACCGACGTCATGGGCGTTCAAGTGCACATAATCCTAACTGACCCCAACGGAAACACCGAGGACCTTGGCACCGTAACCAGCGATGACTTGGGCAACTATGCAATCTCTTGGACTCCACCCGTTCCAGGGCTTTACAAAGTGAGAGCGACCTTCGAAGGCTCAAACTCCTATTATAGCAGTGAAGCAGGCACAGCATTCACGGTTTCCGAAGTCTCTGCAGTTGCGCCAATTGTTCTGCCAACTGAGCCTCCAACTACGCCAGCAGTTGTAACTACACCAACGCCAGCACAGTCAGTTGCCCCCTCCCCTAGTGAAGCTCCACAACCACCAACCAGTGGAATGCCGACAACAACATACATTGCCATAGGTGCAGCAGTCGTAGTGGTCATTGCAGCCGCAGCAGCGCTACTCTTACGTAAGCGAAAGTAA
- a CDS encoding 30S ribosomal protein S6e — translation MAKFKVIVSDPQTGTSKAVEVEEARAAPFIGKRIGETMDGSVVDMPATKIQILGGSDKDGIPMRPNVHGGVRRKVVLSEGVGFNPKRGGERKRVAVRGNIITDEIVQINMKIVDQPSKPKEAKAVQAKPEAPQAAPA, via the coding sequence ATGGCAAAGTTCAAGGTAATAGTGTCTGACCCCCAAACGGGCACCTCCAAAGCAGTCGAGGTTGAAGAAGCCCGCGCAGCCCCGTTCATCGGCAAAAGAATCGGAGAAACCATGGACGGCTCCGTAGTAGATATGCCTGCAACCAAAATCCAGATTTTGGGCGGCTCAGACAAAGACGGCATCCCCATGAGACCAAACGTTCATGGCGGAGTCAGAAGAAAAGTCGTCTTAAGCGAAGGCGTAGGATTCAACCCTAAAAGAGGCGGCGAACGCAAACGTGTAGCAGTCCGCGGTAACATCATAACCGACGAAATCGTCCAAATCAACATGAAAATCGTGGACCAGCCAAGCAAACCCAAAGAAGCAAAAGCGGTCCAAGCAAAACCTGAAGCGCCGCAGGCAGCCCCCGCTTAA
- a CDS encoding translation initiation factor IF-2 subunit gamma has protein sequence MSKQTKALPKQPEVNIGTIGHVDHGKTTLVQSLTGVWASRHSEELKRGITIKIGYADLPIYKCPKCKSPENYSTKPVCPNCGEEGIFERAISFVDAPGHEALMATMLSGAAIMDGAILVIAADEPCPQPQTREHLAAAEVTGIKNIIIVQNKIDIVDEKRAMQSYQEIKNFVKGTVAENAPIIPVSAQRGINIDVLIQAIEEIIPTPHRDETQPPFMFIIRSFDVNKPGTLIEDMEGGIVGGTIAQGKFVVGEEIEIRPGIMTEREGRTVYDPLISEIVSLQAGEQYVKEATCGGLVGVGTQLDPSYSKADGLTGNIAGKVGMLPPLLNELVLETHVLERAVGTKELLKVERINLDETLLLHVGAAVNVGKVTAAKGDLIRVKLNRPVCILPNSRVAISRKITSRWRLIGYGLIVDKAGNKL, from the coding sequence ATGAGCAAACAAACCAAAGCCTTGCCTAAGCAGCCAGAAGTCAACATCGGCACCATAGGGCATGTAGACCACGGAAAAACCACACTGGTGCAGTCTTTGACTGGTGTGTGGGCATCTCGACACAGCGAAGAACTTAAACGAGGCATCACCATAAAAATCGGCTACGCCGACTTACCTATATACAAATGCCCAAAATGCAAATCTCCAGAAAACTACTCCACCAAACCAGTCTGCCCCAACTGCGGAGAAGAAGGCATTTTCGAGAGAGCAATAAGCTTTGTCGACGCTCCAGGTCATGAAGCGCTGATGGCAACCATGCTTTCAGGCGCCGCCATAATGGATGGAGCCATACTGGTTATTGCTGCGGATGAGCCATGTCCACAGCCACAAACCCGCGAGCACTTAGCAGCCGCCGAAGTAACAGGCATAAAAAACATCATTATCGTGCAGAACAAAATCGACATCGTGGACGAAAAAAGAGCAATGCAAAGCTATCAAGAAATCAAAAACTTTGTAAAAGGCACAGTAGCGGAGAATGCACCAATTATTCCAGTTTCGGCTCAGCGGGGCATAAACATAGATGTGCTCATTCAGGCTATTGAAGAAATCATTCCTACACCTCATAGAGACGAAACGCAGCCACCGTTCATGTTTATAATCAGGTCATTTGACGTTAACAAGCCAGGCACCCTCATCGAGGACATGGAAGGAGGCATCGTCGGCGGAACCATAGCCCAAGGCAAATTCGTCGTCGGCGAAGAAATTGAAATACGCCCAGGCATAATGACTGAACGGGAAGGCAGAACAGTCTATGACCCGTTAATCAGTGAAATCGTGAGCCTGCAAGCAGGCGAACAGTACGTGAAAGAAGCCACCTGCGGCGGGCTTGTCGGTGTCGGAACACAGCTGGACCCATCGTACTCGAAGGCAGACGGGTTAACAGGCAACATCGCGGGAAAAGTAGGCATGCTACCACCATTGTTAAATGAGTTAGTTTTAGAAACGCATGTGCTGGAGCGGGCGGTCGGGACAAAAGAACTGCTGAAAGTCGAAAGGATAAACCTTGACGAAACTCTGCTGCTTCACGTGGGTGCAGCCGTCAACGTTGGAAAAGTCACAGCCGCAAAAGGCGACTTAATTCGAGTAAAACTAAACAGGCCTGTTTGTATTTTACCCAATTCACGCGTGGCAATAAGCAGAAAAATCACGTCTCGCTGGCGCCTGATAGGCTACGGGTTAATTGTAGATAAAGCAGGCAACAAGCTTTAA
- a CDS encoding bis(5'-nucleosyl)-tetraphosphatase: MLNEKSCGAVVYAKNSEVKYLLLQYEAGHWDFVKGNVEEGESEQETTVRELSEETGITGAQFVDGFREKISYFYKRQGSTVYKEVIFFLMESPTTDIKISFEHIGFDWLTYDDAMKKLTFKNARDVLQKAHGFLKKLWKEN; encoded by the coding sequence ATGCTGAATGAGAAATCCTGTGGGGCAGTTGTCTACGCTAAAAACTCTGAAGTAAAATACCTCCTTCTCCAGTACGAAGCTGGACACTGGGACTTCGTAAAAGGCAACGTGGAAGAAGGCGAAAGCGAACAAGAAACCACCGTCCGTGAACTCAGTGAAGAAACAGGCATAACCGGCGCACAATTCGTCGACGGGTTTCGAGAAAAAATCTCCTACTTCTACAAACGCCAAGGCTCAACTGTCTACAAAGAAGTAATCTTCTTCCTTATGGAAAGCCCAACAACTGACATCAAAATATCTTTTGAGCATATCGGCTTTGACTGGTTAACCTACGATGACGCCATGAAAAAACTAACCTTCAAAAACGCCCGTGATGTCCTGCAAAAAGCTCACGGGTTTCTTAAAAAACTGTGGAAAGAAAATTAG
- a CDS encoding PIN domain-containing protein, translated as MTNTSEPKQPLKIIVDSNALFVPLQFKIDIFTELQRVLNRNVQLILLSPVKRELETLTQKKSPKVQKEAAFALTLAEKCSYVKVSEKPNEPTDEAILRIAKKWKAPVFTNDKLLKMKLRDISMPVIYVREKSRLEIDGLIS; from the coding sequence ATGACCAACACCTCAGAGCCAAAGCAACCCTTGAAAATCATTGTAGATTCAAACGCGCTGTTTGTACCACTTCAATTCAAAATAGACATATTCACTGAACTGCAACGAGTTCTGAACCGAAACGTTCAATTAATTCTGCTTTCCCCTGTTAAAAGGGAACTGGAAACACTAACCCAGAAAAAGTCGCCGAAAGTGCAAAAAGAAGCCGCTTTTGCGCTCACCTTAGCTGAGAAATGCAGTTATGTGAAAGTTTCCGAAAAACCAAATGAACCCACTGACGAAGCGATTCTCCGTATAGCAAAAAAATGGAAGGCTCCAGTTTTCACAAACGATAAATTGCTTAAAATGAAGCTAAGAGATATAAGTATGCCAGTGATTTATGTGAGAGAAAAATCGCGTCTGGAAATTGACGGGTTGATATCGTAG
- a CDS encoding DNA-directed RNA polymerase: protein MFKLITLQDTIRIPPETFGNPLEAVGKEQVKAKYEGVVDEELGYVIAVSKVEVSPIGKIIPGDGATYHKVNFSLLTFYPIIQEVVEGDVVEIADFGAFVRIGPVDALLHVSQLMDDFISYDEKQGVLLGKETKRKLSTGDQVRARITAVSLGRAGSSGKIGVTARQPFLGKLDWLKEDLETLKEAEGKEAPAKPEKKKEKQA, encoded by the coding sequence ATGTTCAAACTCATTACTCTTCAAGATACTATCCGCATTCCACCAGAAACCTTCGGCAACCCGCTGGAAGCAGTGGGTAAAGAACAAGTTAAAGCCAAATATGAAGGTGTAGTGGACGAAGAATTAGGCTATGTAATTGCCGTAAGCAAAGTGGAAGTCAGCCCCATCGGCAAAATAATCCCAGGCGATGGAGCCACATATCACAAAGTAAACTTTTCACTCCTCACATTCTACCCAATAATCCAAGAAGTCGTCGAAGGCGACGTAGTTGAAATTGCAGACTTCGGCGCATTCGTACGCATCGGACCAGTTGACGCATTACTCCACGTCTCTCAACTAATGGATGACTTCATCTCCTACGACGAAAAACAGGGGGTACTGCTAGGAAAAGAAACCAAACGCAAACTCTCCACAGGAGACCAAGTCCGCGCTCGGATAACCGCCGTTTCATTGGGCAGAGCGGGAAGCAGTGGCAAAATCGGCGTAACCGCAAGGCAACCTTTCTTGGGCAAATTGGACTGGCTAAAGGAAGATTTGGAGACGCTTAAAGAAGCTGAAGGCAAAGAGGCTCCAGCAAAACCAGAAAAGAAGAAGGAGAAACAGGCATGA
- the spt4 gene encoding transcription elongation factor subunit Spt4, whose translation MSEKACTNCHFLTKENVCPKCRSTSLSEDFGGIVVVFDPAKSAVAKAMKIKEKGRYALKVR comes from the coding sequence ATGAGCGAGAAAGCGTGCACAAACTGTCACTTTTTGACCAAGGAGAATGTTTGCCCAAAATGCCGTTCCACAAGCCTAAGCGAAGATTTTGGCGGCATAGTCGTCGTTTTTGACCCTGCAAAGTCAGCAGTTGCTAAAGCTATGAAAATTAAAGAGAAAGGCCGCTACGCCCTCAAAGTTCGATAA
- a CDS encoding GTP-dependent dephospho-CoA kinase family protein produces the protein MPTSYVVTPKILAKFKEPFGTLIQGSVSQTMEQLRCIVEEDKPTKIISVGDMVSRNLHKYDIIPQVSIFDNQTKRVKIEPHIFPNKEILQVKNPQGKITQEAINAIQTALQSSTQSQIVVEGEEDLLTLAAAVYAPENALIIYGQPDQGIVVVKVTAEKKGEAKKIWKEMKTIKEEE, from the coding sequence ATGCCCACTTCTTACGTTGTTACGCCCAAGATTCTGGCAAAATTCAAAGAACCTTTTGGCACCCTAATCCAAGGGTCAGTTTCTCAAACCATGGAACAGCTCCGATGCATTGTCGAAGAAGACAAACCCACCAAGATAATATCGGTTGGCGATATGGTTTCAAGAAATCTCCACAAATACGATATTATTCCTCAGGTTTCCATCTTTGACAACCAGACCAAACGGGTAAAAATAGAACCGCACATTTTTCCCAACAAAGAAATTTTACAAGTCAAAAACCCACAAGGAAAAATAACGCAAGAAGCAATCAACGCAATACAAACCGCACTTCAAAGCAGTACCCAAAGCCAAATTGTAGTTGAGGGCGAAGAAGACTTACTGACCCTTGCAGCAGCAGTTTATGCCCCAGAAAACGCCCTAATAATCTATGGGCAACCCGACCAAGGCATCGTTGTGGTTAAAGTCACTGCTGAAAAAAAAGGGGAAGCCAAAAAAATCTGGAAAGAAATGAAAACCATCAAAGAGGAAGAATGA